The Rhodobacter sp. 24-YEA-8 DNA segment AACGAGAATCCCTTCGGCGCGCCCGACCGGGCCAAAGATGCATTCCAGCGGGCGGTCCATACGCTGAACCGCTATCCCTCGACCGATCATGCGGCGCTGCGGACCGCGATTGCCGAAGTCCATGGCATTGATGCCGGCCGGGTCATCTGCGGCGCGGGGTCGGATGAGATCATCAATCTGCTGGTCCAGGCCTATGCCGGCCCGCGCGATGAGGTGATCTTTACCGAACATGGTTTCCTCATGTACCGCATCTGCGCGCTTGCGGCCGGGGCGACCCCGGTCGAAGTGCCGGAACGCGAGCGTATGACCGATGTGGATGCGATCCTGCGGGAATGCGGGCCGCGCACCAAGCTGGTTTTCATCGCAAATCCGAACAATCCCACCGGCACGATGATCGCACCGGCCGAGGTCGCGCGGCTGGCAGCCGGTCTTCCGGCAAGGGCGATCCTGGTGCTTGACGGTGCCTATGCCGAATATGTCGAGGAATTCGACGGTGGCCGCGCGCTGATCGAAGCGCGCTCGAATGTGGTGATGACCCGCACCTTCTCGAAGATCTACGGCCTTGGCGGGTTGCGGGTCGGCTGGGGCTATGGGCCGAAACATATCATCGATGTACTGAACCGTATCCGTCAGCCCTTCAACCTTTCGACCGCGCAGCTTGAGGCGGCCGAGGCCGCTGTCCGCGATCAGGACTGGGTTGCGAAATCGCGCAGCGAAAATGCCCGGATGCGGACCTGGCTTGCCGGTGCCCTGGCCGAGGCGGGCGTGCCCTCCGATGTTTCTGCCGCGAATTTCATCCTTGCGCGATTCGCCAGCGCCGATGAGGCCGAGGCCTGTGATGCCTGGCTGCAAAAGGAAGGCCTGATCGTACGCCGCGTCTCGGGCTATAAACTGCCCAATTGCCTGCGCATCACCGTTGGCGATGAGGCCAGCTGCCGCCGGGTGGCCCATGCGGTGAACCAGTTCAAGGCGCAGAAATGAGTGCAGGCGCGCCGGGCAGGTCTTCGCGCGCCGCTTTTCCGCGCATTGCCTTAATCGGGCTGGGGCTGATCGCCTCTTCCATGGCGCATGCGCTGCGGGCCAAAGGGCTTTGCGACGAGATCACCGGCTATGCCCGTTCCGCAGAAACCCGTGCCATCGCGCTGGAGCTGTTTTGCGACCGGGTGACGGACAGCGCGGCCGAGGCTGTCGCGGGGGCCGATCTGGTGGTGCTTGCGGTCCCGGTGGGAGTGATGGGCGAGATCGCGGCCGAGATCGCGCCGCATCTGAAACCGGGCGCGGTGGTTACCGATGTCGGCTCGGTCAAAGAGGCGGTGATTGAGGCGGTTGCGCCGCATATCCCTGCGGGCGTGCATTTCATCCCCGGCCATCCGCTGGCGGGAACCGAATATTCCGGGCCGCGATCCGGTTTCGCGACGCTGTTTGAAAACCGCTGGTGGCTGCTGACGCCGCTGGAAGGCCAGGCGCCCGGCCCGCTGGCCCGGTTGCGGGCGCTGCTCGAAGCCATCGGCGCCAATGTCGATGAGATGGAGCCGAAGCGCCATGATCTGGTTCTGGCCGTCGTCTCGCATACGCCGCATCTGATCGCCTTCACCATGGTGGGGGTCGCGGACCATCTCAGCCGTGTCACCCAGGAAGAGGTGATCAAATATTCCGCCTCCGGTTTCCGTGACTTTACCCGCATTGCGGCCTCGGACCCGACCATGTGGCGCGATGTCTTCCTGACCAATAAGGAAGCGGTGCTCGATATCCTCGGGCGTTTCACCGAAGAGCTGTTCATGCTTCAGCGCCAGATCCGCATGGGCGAGGGTGAGCAGCTTCATGCCTATTTCTCCCGCACCCGTGAAATCCGGCGTGGCATCATCGAGGCAGGTCAGGATACTTCGGCTCCGGATTTTGGACGGGCCGCGCGCCATAAGGGCGATGAGGCCGGTTCGGCGGATGCCGGTCTGACCGAGTCTGGCCCGGTGGAGAGTGACGCGCCGGACAGGGCCGGAGCCTGACCGCCATCTTGCGGGGGCAGGGACGGTTCCGTTCGGAGGGGAGACGATGATGAAGCCCAGGTTTGCGGCCCTTTTGCTGCTTTTCCCGCTGGCGATGACTCCGGCCCTTGCCGAGCCGATGAAGCGCTCGCCGCGCCCGCTGGCCAATCCTGTGCTTGCAGCCTCCACTCCTTCGGGTCCCGCGACGATATCCGCCCCTGTCACCGCGCTGATTGGTCCGGGCCTGCCTGCGCCCGCTGTGGCGGCGGCAAAGCCGGTGGTTCCGGCGCCGCCGGCCAATCCCCGGCTGGATGTGATCCGGCTCAGTTCCTCCAACAAAGTGGCTATGCCTGTTACAGGCCCGGACACTGGACCAGTCACCGGGCCTGTCATGGCCGAAGCCGCGCCGCATCTGCCCTCGATCGGAGAGATGCTGCCGGCGTCGATGCCGCTGCCGCAATCGGCTGCAAGTCCAGGCCCGGCGAGCGTCGCCCCGGCGGCAAAAGCAGCGCCGTCACCTGTTCCCGAGACGGCTGCGGTGGTCGCACCTGCGGCGGCTCCGCCGGCCCCCGGCCCGCGTCCCAAAGCCCGCCCGAAGGCGGTGGAAAAGCTGGCACAGACGAAATCCGCCCCAGCCCCTGAAACTGCTGCGCCCCCCCCGGTGACAGAGGCGAATGCGGCAGGGCTAATGACCTCGCAGCGGCCAAAGCAGCGGCCGGCCAAAATCATCGGCCTGGCTTCGGCGGCAATCCCCGTATCGGCCACCGTGCCAAAGGTGGTGCCCGAGAAAGACACCGGCAGGGGCAAGAAGAAATCGAAAGAGCCGGTCTCCGTCAAAGGCTCGGTTTGCGGCGTCGCCGCGATCAAGGGCGAGAAAATCGCGCCGATCACCTCGAAAGTTCAGGGCTGCGGCCTGCCGGACGGGGTGCGGGTCACCTCGGTTTCAGGCGTCCGGCTTTCGATGGCGGTGACCGTCGACTGTGGCACAGCCAAAGCGCTGAACACCTGGGTCGAGCGTGTCGCACAACCGGCCTATGGCAATCAGATCACCGAATTGCAGATCGCCGGCCACTATGTCTGCCGCCCCCGGAACAACAAAAAAGGGGCCAAAGTCTCTGAACACGGGCGTGGCAAGGCGGTGGATATCTCGGGCCTGCGGCTTGCTTCAGGCAAAGTGCTGCGGGTGCTGGGCGGGTTTGATCAGACGATGCGCAAGGCCCATAGGGGCGCCTGCGGCATCTTTGGCACCACGCTTGGCCCAGGCTCGGACGGCTATCACGAAGACCATATGCATTTCGATACCGCCAGCCATCGCAACGGCGCCTATTGCCGCTGAGGCGCCCGCAATTTCAGGCGTCCCAATTCTCAGGCGGGACCGGTCCTCAGCCCTGCGGTGCAGGCAGGGCGCCAAGTTTCGGCGCCGGACCCAGCGGCAGCGGCCCGAAATTCATCAGCCCGTCTTTCAGCACCAGATCCATCCTGACTTCCTGGGTTTCCGCATTCTGCTGGGCCATGCCTCGCAACATGCTGGACAGATACCCGGCCATATTCGGCGCGATCACGCCTGCCGCAACCAACAGGCGCGGCAGCTGTTCCCATCCCCGGACTGTCAGCGTGACGGTCCCGGCAGCAAAACCCTCGCTGTCGGGCGCGATATTGCCTGAAGTCACCAGCTGCAGCTCGCCCCAGGTCAGCGAGATATCGGTGATCCCGACCGACACAACCTGCGGATTTGTCGCACCGGCATGCCGGTCGAGCGGCGCCGTCAGGGTGACGATGGTGTTGAAGTGGAACCGGTCGATCTGGGCGGGCAGTGCGCTTTCAGGTGCCTGGGGCAGCTCGACCGCCGCCAGCGTGGCAAGGAATGCCGGATCCGGCCGGATCGCCGTCAGGGTCGCCCCGAGATGATAGCTGTTCGGCGCGTCTGCGGCCTCGATCCGCAGGCTCGAAGGGCCAAAACCCAGCGACAGGCCCGAATTCCGGGTCACATTCAGCGTTTCGGCCGAGAATGCCGCCAGCGCCAGCGGCAGATCCAGCGCAGGCGCCGCGCGCAGGCTGGCATGAAGTTTGCTGCCGTCGAGCTGAAACACCTGATCTCCCAGGGTGATCACCTGGCTGTCGGGCAGCCAGAAAACCAGATGCCAGGGCTTCCAGGTCATCGCATAGGCATAGGCCGCGCCGCCCTGATAGCGGATCATGCCCGAAGGATCGCTGTAAGCGATGCTCTCAGTTGAAAGGTCAAAGCGGCTTGGGAACCCGGTCAGGCCAAAGCCCGGCAGATCCAGCATTGCCCCCGAAGCGCGCTGATCCGCGATCAGCTGTTCGGTCTGACTGAGGATCACATAGCGCCCGGCAAACCACCAGCCGCACCAGAGTGTAAGGAATACCGCACCAATTCCGATCAGCCAGCGCATTGCTTGCCCCTTTTCCTGACAGCCCGTTTCAGTGTTTACAGGTTGAGACACAGGAGAGCCAGCCTTGCCCGAAGCCGACCCCGTCCTCACCGCCGACCCGCTCTGGATCTTTGGCTATGGCTCGCTGATCTGGAACCCGGAATTCCCGGTGGCCGAACGTCGGCTGGCCCGTGCGCGTGGCTGGCGCCGCAGTTTCTGTATGTGGTCGATCCATCATCGCGGCAGCGAGGAGAACCCGGGCCTCGTGCTGGCCCTGGATGCGGATGCGGCGGGCCATTGCGACGGCCTCGCCTTCCGCGTCGAGCCGGGCGAGGAAGCCACGACGCTTGCCGCTTTGCGCGAGCGCGAGCTGGTTTCCTCCGCCTATATCGAGGTCTCGGTACAGCTGGAGACTGCCGCGGGCGGGATCAGGGCGCTGGCCTATGTCGTCGACCGGCATCACGTGCAATATACCGGCGCCCTCGGGCTGGAAGAGCAGGCCGGGATCATCGCCCAGGCCCATGGCGGGCGCGGTCCGAACCGCGACTATCTCTGGTCGACGACGCAGCATCTGGCCGAGCTGGGCATTGCGGATCCCGAACTTGACTGGCTCTCGGACAGGGTGCGCCGCATCGCGGGATGAGGCAGAGCAGGGGAGCTGCCCCCTGCGTCTCATGTTACAACCGGAGGCTCCGGCGCTTAACA contains these protein-coding regions:
- a CDS encoding gamma-glutamylcyclotransferase; the protein is MPEADPVLTADPLWIFGYGSLIWNPEFPVAERRLARARGWRRSFCMWSIHHRGSEENPGLVLALDADAAGHCDGLAFRVEPGEEATTLAALRERELVSSAYIEVSVQLETAAGGIRALAYVVDRHHVQYTGALGLEEQAGIIAQAHGGRGPNRDYLWSTTQHLAELGIADPELDWLSDRVRRIAG
- a CDS encoding extensin family protein, with the protein product MKPRFAALLLLFPLAMTPALAEPMKRSPRPLANPVLAASTPSGPATISAPVTALIGPGLPAPAVAAAKPVVPAPPANPRLDVIRLSSSNKVAMPVTGPDTGPVTGPVMAEAAPHLPSIGEMLPASMPLPQSAASPGPASVAPAAKAAPSPVPETAAVVAPAAAPPAPGPRPKARPKAVEKLAQTKSAPAPETAAPPPVTEANAAGLMTSQRPKQRPAKIIGLASAAIPVSATVPKVVPEKDTGRGKKKSKEPVSVKGSVCGVAAIKGEKIAPITSKVQGCGLPDGVRVTSVSGVRLSMAVTVDCGTAKALNTWVERVAQPAYGNQITELQIAGHYVCRPRNNKKGAKVSEHGRGKAVDISGLRLASGKVLRVLGGFDQTMRKAHRGACGIFGTTLGPGSDGYHEDHMHFDTASHRNGAYCR
- a CDS encoding DUF2125 domain-containing protein, with the translated sequence MRWLIGIGAVFLTLWCGWWFAGRYVILSQTEQLIADQRASGAMLDLPGFGLTGFPSRFDLSTESIAYSDPSGMIRYQGGAAYAYAMTWKPWHLVFWLPDSQVITLGDQVFQLDGSKLHASLRAAPALDLPLALAAFSAETLNVTRNSGLSLGFGPSSLRIEAADAPNSYHLGATLTAIRPDPAFLATLAAVELPQAPESALPAQIDRFHFNTIVTLTAPLDRHAGATNPQVVSVGITDISLTWGELQLVTSGNIAPDSEGFAAGTVTLTVRGWEQLPRLLVAAGVIAPNMAGYLSSMLRGMAQQNAETQEVRMDLVLKDGLMNFGPLPLGPAPKLGALPAPQG
- a CDS encoding prephenate/arogenate dehydrogenase family protein; its protein translation is MSAGAPGRSSRAAFPRIALIGLGLIASSMAHALRAKGLCDEITGYARSAETRAIALELFCDRVTDSAAEAVAGADLVVLAVPVGVMGEIAAEIAPHLKPGAVVTDVGSVKEAVIEAVAPHIPAGVHFIPGHPLAGTEYSGPRSGFATLFENRWWLLTPLEGQAPGPLARLRALLEAIGANVDEMEPKRHDLVLAVVSHTPHLIAFTMVGVADHLSRVTQEEVIKYSASGFRDFTRIAASDPTMWRDVFLTNKEAVLDILGRFTEELFMLQRQIRMGEGEQLHAYFSRTREIRRGIIEAGQDTSAPDFGRAARHKGDEAGSADAGLTESGPVESDAPDRAGA
- the hisC gene encoding histidinol-phosphate transaminase, which translates into the protein MSEAIIPQPGILDIALYEGGKASVAGVANAVKLSSNENPFGAPDRAKDAFQRAVHTLNRYPSTDHAALRTAIAEVHGIDAGRVICGAGSDEIINLLVQAYAGPRDEVIFTEHGFLMYRICALAAGATPVEVPERERMTDVDAILRECGPRTKLVFIANPNNPTGTMIAPAEVARLAAGLPARAILVLDGAYAEYVEEFDGGRALIEARSNVVMTRTFSKIYGLGGLRVGWGYGPKHIIDVLNRIRQPFNLSTAQLEAAEAAVRDQDWVAKSRSENARMRTWLAGALAEAGVPSDVSAANFILARFASADEAEACDAWLQKEGLIVRRVSGYKLPNCLRITVGDEASCRRVAHAVNQFKAQK